One stretch of Anabas testudineus chromosome 24, fAnaTes1.2, whole genome shotgun sequence DNA includes these proteins:
- the LOC113149576 gene encoding adhesion G-protein coupled receptor F1-like, with product MTIAAVISTGNITATTTVPTTTIASVPNTPITAVPTTDPTTAISDVLTTLHTTATSAVPTNSHTTADPTTADTTATTSVPTTHATANTLTTTITTTTATTMATAIIPTTRSTTTTLSTNTTSTLSSTMTTATTLPTVLNVEMSVRLNMEYKQELNDNTSSAYSNLTSRILPVLIRQYQGITGFVDVLVKQFRNGSVITDFVVRTTQIIANELNAANLTLPEAMQSVAPVIGSVSAFYNSPTPISIPNLTYTGNSMTLTCGIFSGNINIGHISGSVWKFNGQQINTGGRINIATGDVSNLTVNNIIPADVGLYECTLRSSGMDFLQSGVVTADQIKQAPILQLPSQVNIQCMQGQTILQPLQCCVQQPYTVQWFKDTTNLNSTSTNHVQKYCVMYNYQLLSCNETHEEKISFTCRVDNLQGYEMTTTVTTFSDAVTCNDTQYGTGRAGDISVSWCDEGQEGSKTAVCQSTGQWKLMSDTCIMIIIKDFLIYSKGLVGEEVSSFVVNLSQAVHQHQAEILNSSATLSAIVDILNTIANVPIPINVTVMENVLNTVDVIIGDSARDSWVFLNRNNTSNTSSELLGSLETLSNQLVGEFTIGTQRILLNRTTFNSYFAADLNSSIMINIPQNKATNTFITTIKFSSLNNVLPTRNSTTSNGTVTDGVINADVVLVKINAIIQNVTLSYVKLNNSLPLKSRCVFWNFTLFHNLGAWDDKGCTLVTDINNTVTCNCNHLTSFSILMSDNLSSIPPTQGETLDIITYVGVGISMASLVICLIIEGCVWKAVTTNISALIHHVSIVNTTLSLLIADICFIIGASIAKNPAENPGEDYNVPVGPCSTATFFMHFFYLALFFWMLVSGLLLFYRVITFFSYMSRSKTLAISFSLGYGCPLIIAVITVAVTAPGHGYISKDYACWLNWTETKALLALVIPALSIVFINILILIMVLFKSLRNRVRDAIQSNEKHMLVVIARCVIILTPLFGLTWSLGVGTMVSPTNRAIHIAFAFFNSLQGFCVLVFGTLSDSKVCSILTGSNESERSTSFKHSSLRGINGFRGRASVYHVSKATKLNSSHKQDSYISI from the exons ATGACTATTGCTGCAGTAATTAGTACTGGGAATATCACAGCTACCACCACTGTCCCTACAACAACTATTGCTTCTGTCCCTAACACACCTATTACTGCTGTCCCTACCACTGACCCTACCACAGCTATTAGCGATGTTCTTACCACCCTCCATACCACAGCTACTTCTGCTGTCCCTACCAATTCCCACACAACAGCTGACCCTACAACTGCCGACACAACTGCTACTACTTCTGTCCCCACAACCCATGCCACGGCTAATACCCTTACAACTACTATAACTACAACCACTGCGACTACTATGGCTACAGCCATCATCCCCACTACAAGGTCAACTACTACCACCCTAAGTACAAACACTACTAGTACTCTTTCATCAACTATGACAACTGCTACAACACTGCCAACAG taTTAAATGTGGAAATGTCAGTCAGATTAAACATGGAATACAAACAAGAATTAAATGATAACACCAGCTCTGCATACAGCAACCTTACGTCAAGGATTCTTCCAGTg TTAATAAGGCAATATCAAGGAATCACAGGGTTTGTTGACGTTTTAGTAAAACAATTCAG AAATGGAAGTGTGATTACAGACTTTGTTGTTCGGACAACACAAATTATTGCAAATGAACTCAATGCTGCAAATCTAACACTCCCAGAAGCAATGCAATCTGTTGCCCCTGTCATTGGCTCAGTTTCTGCATTTTATAACA GTCCAACGCCAATCAGCATTCCTAATCTCACTTATACTGGTAACAGCATGACGCTGACATGTGGAATATTTTCTGGAAACATTAACATCGGACACATTTCTGGTTCTGTGTGGAAGTTTAATGGACAGCAAATTAATACTGGTGGAAGGATCAACATTGCTACTGGCGATGTTTCAAATCTCACAGTTAACAATATAATTCCTGCTGATGTGG GACTTTATGAGTGTACCTTGAGGAGCAGTGGCATGGATTTTCTGCAGTCAGGAGTCGTAACAGCAGATCAAATCAAACAGGCTCCCATTTTGCAGTTACCAAGTCAAGTAAATATTCAGTGCATGCAGGGACAGACAATACTACAACCACTTCAGTGCTGTGTTCAGCAGCCCTACACAGTCCAATGGTTTAAGGACACAACCAATTTGAACTCAA CTTCTACAAACCATGTACAAAAGTACTGCGTCATGTATAATTATCAGCTACTAAGCTGCAATGAAACACACGAAGAGAAGATATCTTTTACATGTAGGGTGGATAACCTGCAAGGTTatgaaatgacaacaacagTGACTACTTTCAGTGACG CTGTCACATGCAATGACACTCAGTATGGGACTGGAAGAGCAGGTGACATATCAGTCAGTTGGTGTGATGAAGGCCAAGAGGGCAGCAAGACTGCGGTCTGTCAGTCAACAGGACAATGGAAGCTTATGAGTGACACCTgcataatgataataatcaaGGATTTCCTAATTTATTCAAAG GGTTTGGTTGGGGAAGAAGTGTCGTCGTTTGTAGTGAATCTGAGTCAAGCTGTCCATCAACACCAAGCTGAAATTCTTAATTCATCTGCAACCCTATCAGCTATTGTTGACATCCTAAACACTATTGCAAATGTTCCCATTCCTATTAATGTAACTGTCATGGAG AATGTACTAAACACTGTTGATGTTATCATTGGAGATAGTGCAAGAGATTCCTGGGTATTTCTGAATCGAAATAACACCAGCAATACCAGTTCAGAGTTACTAGGTTCACTAGAGACCCTCTCTAATCAGCTGGTTGGGGAGTTTACTATTGGGACACAACGGATCCTGCTCAACAGAACCACATTTAACAGCTACTTCGCTGCAGATCTGAACTCCAGCATCATGATAAACATTCCCCAAAACAAAGCTACCAACACCTTTATCACCACCATCAAATTCTCCAGTCTTAATAATGTTTTGCCAACACGGAACTCCACCACCAGCAATGGAACTGTCACTGATGGTGTCATCAATGCAGATGTGGTGCttgtcaaaataaatgcaataattCAGAATGTCACTTTGAGCTACGTCAAGTTAAACAACTCCCTGCCACTGAAATCACGCTGTGTCTTCTGGAACTTCACACTCTTTCATAATCTTGGTGCTTGGGATGACAAAGGCTGTACATTAGTTACTGacataaacaacacagtaaCCTGCAACTGTAACCACCTCACATCATTTTCCATTCTGATGTCTGACAACCTTTCATCCATCCCTCCAACACAGGGGGAAACCCTGGATATAATCACTTATGTTGGAGTAGGGATATCTATGGCAAGCTTGGTTATTTGTCTCATTATTGAAGGCTGTGTTTGGAAAGCTGTTACCACAAATATCAGTGCCTTAATACATCATGTTTCCATTGTTAACACGACCCTGTCTCTGTTGATCGCTGACATCTGTTTCATCATTGGAGCCTCTATTGCTAAGAACCCAGCTGAAAACCCAGGGGAGGACTATAATGTACCAGTTGGACCATGTagcacagcaacattttttatgcactttttctacCTGGCTCTGTTCTTTTGGATGCTTGTGTCAGGCCTTCTGCTGTTTTACCGGGTGATCACGTTCTTCTCCTACATGTCCAGGTCAAAAACGTTGGCCATCAGCTTCAGTCTGGGCTATGGCTGCCCTCTGATTATAGCAGTTATTACTGTTGCTGTCACAGCACCAGGACATGGATACATTAGCAAAGACTATGCTTGCTGGCTCAACTGGACTGAGACAAAGGCCCTGCTGGCTTTGGTGATACCTGCTTTAAGCATAGttttcatcaacattttaatCCTAATTATGGTCCTGTTCAAAAGCCTGAGAAATCGTGTTAGAGATGCCATACAAAGTAATGAAAAACATATGCTAGTGGTCATTGCAAGATGTGTGATCATTTTGACTCCTCTATTTGGACTGACCTGGTCATTGGGAGTGGGAACCATGGTATCGCCAACAAACAGAGCAATCCATATTGCCTTCGCATTCTTCAATTCACTACAG GGCTTCTGCGTTTTAGTGTTTGGGACACTATCTGATTCAAAG GTCTGTTCCATCCTCACCGGCTCTAACGAGAGTGAAAGA AGTACAAGTTTTAAACATTCCTCTCTGAGAGGAATAAATGGTTTTCGTGGACGAGCAT ctgtctACCATGTTTCAAAAGCCACAAAATTAAATAGCAGTCATAAACAAGATTCATATATTAGTatctaa